The Pseudomonadota bacterium genome segment TACATCTATGTTGTCAAAGAGCCGAACAAACCGCTGCCAAAACTGCAGCAGGAATTCCTGAAGTTCGTTCTCTCTAAAGAAGGTCAGGAAATTGTTGAAAAAGACGGGTATCTGCCTTTGCCTGCTAAAGTTGGAGCAAAAGAGCTTACAAAAATACAATAGTCGCCGGGACAGTTTTAATGAAACTCTAACTTAACTCGATAATTTGAACCAGATGCATTGCCCAGCGCTGCATCTGGTTCAAATTGTTTTTAAAAAAGCAGGTTTTGGATGAACGAGAAATTTCGCAAACGGGCGCGCCGACGAGACAACCTTGCCAAGAAAATCATCAAAATTGGCGGCATTCTGGTCATTGTCAGCGTGCTGGCCATTCTTGTCCTTATTGTCCGGGTCACCCTGCCGCTTTTCGCTCCTTCCCGATTGCGCTCCACAGAACTTGCCCTACAGCTTCCGGAGAAGAGTCTCCCGATCCTGACCATCGGACTTGACAGCTATCAGCAGATGTTTCACACCCTGAGCAACGATGGGGCCCTGCGGTTCTATTCTGCGATTACCGGTGATCTGCTCAGTGAGCAAAGGCTGGGCTCTCAACCGGACATAATGATTTTCCAGGTCGAACAGTATTTCGGCACCATCAATAATATTCTCTGGCAGGACGGCAGGTTGTCCATGGTCGAGATCGATTATGTGCCGGAATATGAGGAGCAAAATAAGCGAAAAATTGTTCCGCATGTCAGCACCATCAAGGACTGGCCGGCTCCACAACACCCTGAGTCATTACTCATGAGCCTTGCCCGACGTTCGACAAATAATCGTTTCAGCAGAATTGATCTTTTTACTGACAACACCCTGCAGATCACCCACGAAGTCACAACCATTGACCTTTTTGGCAATGAAGAGACCGAAACCTTTTCACTGGCAATACGTGACCCCATGCCGGGGAAACTTGTCACTATGACGCTGGATGACGATGCTGCTGCTCTCTATGCGGCAACGGATAACGGCTATATAGTGCGTTGGGATCTTACTGATCCTGAAGCATATAAGAAAACCGATACTTTTGCCGCAACGACTGACAATATCGCTATTTCTTTACTCGGCATGGTTTTTGGCGGACAGTCCCTGGTGGTCGCAGACAGTGAAGGTAAGGTGTCAACCTGGATGCCGGTGCGCTCAGACCCCCAAAGTAATACCAGGAAAATGCACAGAATTCATGATCTTGCCGCTCACAAGGGTCCGGTGAAAAAGATTCTGGCTTCCAGGCGCAGCAAGACTATTTATACGTTATCGGAAGACGGAGCCATCCATGCAGACCATGTCACCAGCGAAAACAACCTGTTCGGACTCTCGGTGCAAGCAAGGATTTTTGGCCTCTCCCTCAAAGACAACAACCTGATCACCCTGGACGATGACAACACGCTGCACATGTGGAGGATCGACAACCCGCATCCGGAAACCAGCTTGAAGACGCTCTTCGGAAAAATCTGGTACGAAGGATATGACCAGCCGGAATATGTCTGGCAGTCATCCGCCCAGAGCGATGATGCCGAACCGAAGCTCAGCCTTGTCCCCCTCATCTTCGGCACCATGAAAGGCACGCTGTATGCCATGCTCTTTTCCGTCCCGCTGGCCATTTTCGGCGCGGTCTACACCAGCCAGTTTGCCACGCCGCAGTTTAAACGCATTGTCAAGCCGGTTATCGAAATAATGGCCTCAATCCCTTCAGTGGTCATTGGTTTTCTTATCGCCCTCTGGCTTGCTCCGATTATTGAAAATTCAATCTTCCCATTGATTTCCAGTCTGTTTCTACTGCCCTTCATCTTTACTGTGATCATGCTGATTATTCAGCCGCTCTATCGGGACCGTAAATTTGCCAACCGGATTAAGGGGTATGAATTTGTAATTATGCTGCCTGTCCTGGTCTTGACTGGTTGGCTCGCCGTTGAAATCGCCCCGGTGCTTGAACAAATTTTCTTTGCCGGTGAGTTCAAGCTCTGGCTTTACAATGATCTGGGCATGCGTTACGACCAGCGCAATTGTATTATTATCGCCTTTGGGCTCGGCATCTGCGTCATCCCTATTATTTTTTCGATTACCGAAGATGCAATCTCCAATATTCCGCCAAGCCTGACCGCAGCCTCACTTGCCCTGGGAGCCAGTCGCTGGCAAACGGTATGGCGGGTGGTGCTGCCTTCCGCCAGTCCGGGTATTTTTGCGGCGATGATCATCGGCTTCGGGCGTGCGGTGGGCGAGACCATGGTGGTGCTCATGGCAACCGGCAATACTCCGATTATGGATTGGTCGGTCTTCAATGGCATGCGAACCCTGTCGGCCAATATCGCGGTGGAAATTCCTGAGGCTCCCTTTGGCGGGACACTGTACCGGGTGCTTTTCCTGTGTGCTACTGTACTGTTTTCCCTCACCTTTGTCCTTAATACTGCCGCCGAAATTATCCGGGAACGACTGAGAAAGAAATATGGCCGTTATTAACGCGAGCGAAAAGGTTTAAAATAGAAATGAAAAACTTCTTCAGGAGAGGTGAACCCTTTATCTGGGCCTCCGGTTTATCCCTGGCGGCGATAATCAGCATGACGATTCTGCTGATTGGGGTTGTCATTTATAACGGCATGACGGTTTTCTGGCCGCACCGGCTGGTCGAATATACCCTTGCAGATGGTCAAAAGTATCTTGGTGAGATTTCCCGGACTGAGAAAAGCGATGGGAAAATCACGCAAATTCAACTCAAAATCGGCAACCGGGATCTGTACAGTCTTGATTTTAAATGGTTTGCCAAAGACAATCTGACCAAGCAGACCTACCCCGAAGCTGCGTTTGCCTTGGAACGCCAGGAATATGGCAATTTCTATGGATATCTCAAAGCCATCCGCGCCCCATCTTACACAAAGGACATTCCTGAGGCTGATTTCTCTTTACACATTTTGCAGGAATCCCTCGGCGGGATTGCGCATTTTCAGGAAGAAAAGGAAACCCTTGAGAAGAGGGTGAAGAAGATAAATTCCGTCATTGAGGGCCTGCACAACAAGCTTGCCAAACTACGAGGCAAAAACTATCCGGACAGCGATCAGCGTATTCAAAGTCTGCTGCAGAAGGAACAGGCATTCCAGTCTGAATTCAGCGAAATTATTTCCAAAAACAATTCTATCAGAGAGCAGCTATCGCAAAATTATGCAACATTCACAAGCGCTGACGGCCAAGAGGTAAAAATCATTTTGTCAGACATAGTCCGCGCCTATCAACCAAACGCAATGACACTGTTTGCCAAAATTATCCATTATTCCGCCAAAATCTTTGAACTCTTCACAACGGATCCGCGTGAATCCAATACAGAAGGCGGCCTGTTTCCCGCCATATTCGGCACGATCATGCTGGTCTTTCTCATGAGCCTGCTCTCTTTCCCCTTGGGAGTCGTGGCGGGTATCTATTTGCGGGAATATGCCCGCGAGGGAATCCTGGTCAAGACGGTGCGTATTGCAGTTAATAACCTGGCAGGCATACCGTCCATCGTCTACGGCATTTTTGGCCTGGGTTTTTTCGTTTACGGTATCGGCGGCACAATTGACCAGTTATTTTTTCCGGAGCGTTTGCCCACCCCTACCTTTGGGACCGGCGGCATCCTGTGGGCCAGTCTCACCCTTGGTCTGCTTACCGTTCCTGTGGTTATCGTCGCCACGGAGGAAGCACTTGGCGCTATCACACCCGGCATACGGGAAGGATCTCTTGCCCTTGGATCGACAAAGTTTCAGACTCTTTTACGCTTGCTTCTCCCCATGGCCTCTCCCGGCATTATGACCGGATTTATCCTGGCTATGGCCAGGGCGGCCGGCGAGGTAGCTCCTCTGATGATAACAGGGGTTGTCAAGCTGGCCCCTGCTTTGCCGCTGGACGGCCAATTTCCCTATATCCATTTTGACCGGAAATTTATGCATCTTGGTTTCCATATTTATGATATCGGTTTCCAATCGCCTAATGTCGAAGCAGCAAAACCGATGGTATATGTGACCACCCTGCTCCTGATCATGATCGTGCTTGGCATGTGCAGCGTGGCTATTTATTTACGGAATAAAATGCGCAAGCGCTATGCCATCTCAGATATCTAATGCAATTAAAAAGAGAAATATATATGCCGCAAGATAACCCTGCTATCAAACAGGTCACCGATGCCATTGTTGAGGTGAAAAACCTGAATCTTTACTATGGTGAGAAACAGGCCCTCGACAATATCACCATGGGCTTTGCCCGCAAGAAAGTCACCGCCCTTATTGGTCCTTCCGGCTGCGGAAAATCAACACTCATTCGTTGTTTCAACCGGATGAATGATCTCATCGATGCTATTCGCCTTGAAGGTGAGATCAAGATTGACGGCCAGGATATTCACGACCGCAAGCTTGACGTTATCGACTTGCGTCGGCGTGTGGGCATGGTTTTTCAAAAATGGAATCCGTTTCCGAAGTCTATATATGAAAATGTTATTTACGGCCTGCGGATCGCCGGTATAAATAATAAAAAAGTCCTCAATGAAACCGTTGAAAGAAGTCTTAAGCGAGCGGCCATCTGGGATGAGGTCAAAGATCGTCTGCATGAATCAGCCATGGGGATGTCCGGCGGCCAGATGCAGCGTCTCTGTATAGCGAGGGCCATCGCCGTTGAGCCGGAAATCATCTTGATGGACGAGCCCTGCTCGGCGCTCGATCCCCGTTCGACGGCCAAAATCGAAGATTTGATCCGTGAACTTCAAGGGGACTATACAATCATTATCGTCACGCATAACATGCAGCAGGCGGCCCGGGTGTCTGATCTGACCGCTTACCTGTATCTCGGTGAACTCATTGAGTATGGCTTAACAAAAAAGATTTTTACCGACCCGATTCGTAAAGAAACTGAAGGGTATATTACCGGCCGTTTCGGCTGAGATGTACAGGATAACAATTTGAAAACCTCATTTGAGGGAAGAAGAAGGCCGCGCTATGATTAAAAATCTGGATATGGAACTTAAAAAACTGAAAAATAAGATTCTCCAACTTGGCTCAGAAGTTGAGAAAAATCTTTTCAGAGCGGAAAAGGCACTGCTGCATTGGGATGAGACGATGGCCAGGGAGATTATTGAAAGCGATGAGAATATCGATGATCTGGAAATATCGGTTGAGGAACGATGTCTGCGAATCCTGGCTCAGCTACAACCTGTGGCCGGTGACCTGCGCTTTGTTGTCACTGTTCTGAAAATCAACAATGATCTCGAAAGAATCGGTGATCTCGTTGTCAAGATAGCTGACCGGGTGCTTATCATGTTGAATAAGAACTTCCATGGGTTGCAGGCAGACGATGCGGTGCAATTCCCGGAGCAGTTTGCCCATATGTTTACTGAAACCAAAAAAATGGTCAAAATGTGCCTCGATGCCTTTGTGGATGGGAACGCTGATCTCGCATACAAGGTCTGCATCTGGGACGATGAAGTTGATAAAGCCAAAAATATGATCAGGATTCAGATTGAGGAAATACTGGCAAAGGATGCGAAACAGCAGCAGCATCTGGGTATGCTGCTCAGTGTTTCCAGAAGCCTTGAGCGCATCGCCGATCATGCGACCCACATTGCCGAAGATGTCATTTATATGCTCCGGGGACAGATAGTCCGTCATGAGATGGACAATTTAGAATAGCCGACGACCCCAGGGTAATTATCAGGAAGACAACATTTATTACGTATAGCTGCTATCTCCTTAAAGCCCCGGCGCTGACCAGGGTGTTTTTTGTTTCTAGAATCAATGGAATATTGCGGCAGGTTTGCTCTTGTCATTTATTGAAGTCTGCTCCCCTTTACTCCCCGTCATATTGAGGATGCGGTTGGTTTCCCTGTCTGCCGTAAGCAGTCTTGCTGCGGCACCGTCTATGTGTTAAGTTAGCTTCAATGGTTTTTGGGAAAATCCCGTTTCAGGATAGTTATCCGCCATCTTGTTTCCTCGTTGCAACGCACACCAGATACCTTTCTTTACTATTGGGTTTGAAGAAATGTTCACAAAGAAAATAATTGCCTTCATGCTGCTTATTCTTGGCGGATGCCTGCATGGTCAGAGAGTCGCGGCCTTCGAGGTCATGCTGCCGGAGGTTTATGAGGATGATGTCGACATTGCCGGCTGGCTGGTCAGTGAAAAGTTCGATGGGGTTCGGGGCTATTGGAACGGCAGAACCCTGCTTTCAAAAAACGGCCGGCCCTTTTATCCGCCGGTCGAGTTTTTTCGTAATTTCCCGGAGTTTGCACTGGAAGGGGAAATATGGGGCGGCCGCGGTACTTTTGAACGCACCGTTGGAGCGGTCAAACACCAGAAGGCGCATAATGGCTGGCTGGATTTGAAGTTTGCGATCTTTGATGTGCCGGACGCTGGAGGCGGATTCGTGCAAAGGCTGGACAAAGCCAAAGAATGGTTTTCAAAAAATCCATCCGACTTTGCCTTTGTCATCCCGCAAAAGACGGTGCAGAATAAAGAGGAGTTGCAAGAGGAACTGCTCAGAGTGGAGCACCTCGGTGGCGAAGGGTTGATCGTCAGAAGACCTGATGCCTTATATTCGAAAGGAAGAACCGGCAATATCCTCAAGGTTAAGAGCTATCAGGACATGGAGGCTAGGGTTGTCGGCCATGTTCCTGGTACTGGGAAAAATCAGGGGAAACTGGGCTCCCTGCTGGTGGAATTGTCGAACGGCACACGCTTTAAAATCGGTACCGGTTTCACTGACGCGGAAAGGACCACACCGCCGCCGGTTGGTGTCCTGATTACTTTCAAATACTACGGACTCTATCAATCCGGGATTCCCAAATTCCCGTCTTTTCTGAGGATCAGAGCGGATAACGGGTTATAGGGGACGTTCAATGGTTTAAACGCTGGAAGGCCTGCATCCCGTCAGTGTTTGCCCAACGCAACGGTAATCGCGCCCTTTTTCATTCCATACGGTCGAGTAGTTTGCCCAGGAGACGGAGGTGAGTATGCTCTTCGGCAGCAATATCGAGGAGTACCTTTTTTTCTGCATCTCCGGTGGTCCGCTCCCCGGCGCGCATATAGAGATCAAGGGCCTGCCCTTCAATGGACATGGCAAGTTCCACAACATCCGTTGCTGAATTTATATCAGCGCCAAACGCTCTGATATATTCATCGGTGGTGAGTCCTCCTTCTAGGATGTTTGCCACCTTTTGCGTACGGAACTCATCAATACTGAAGTTTTTTCCGGTGAGGCGGTTGTATTCCTTAAGAAGCCGTTGCTGATGTTTTATTTCTATGGATGCGAGTTGTGCAAACAGTTTTTGTACCTCCTGCTGGATCATTTTGCTTTCCATGGATAGATAGAAATCCCGCAGGCCGTCTTCCAATGAAAAGGCAACCACCAGGAGATCAACTGCGTTTTCAGCCCCTGAAAACAATTCCAGTCCTAGGGTTTCCGGGCCGCGTGCGGTAATGCCCTGAAATGCCTTGATGCCGCCGGAAAGATTAAAGACATGGGCAAAACCGTTTGCCGAAAGTATTTGAGAAGCCGCCCGGCTTCTGCCGCCCACCGCTCAGTAGACGATAATATTTTTGTTTTTGTCCAGCTCTGCCATCCTGCCCGGAAGATCGGGAAGCGGGATGAGCTTTGCGCCGGGAATGTGGCTTTTTTCATATTCCCGGGGCTGTCGCACATCCAGCAGGAAATATTCATCGGCATGGTCGGCAAGGAGGGCCTTTGCTTCCAGACTATCAATGGATTGAACCGGGGTAAAGAATTGTAGCCAGCGCATGTTTTTTTCTCCATGGATCGGAATTGGTTGTAAGATGAGTCGCTGCCCATATTGACTAATTTTATACGATGGGTTGTCAACTTATTTGTGCGGGATTATTTGCCGCAAGGTCTCGCGATGTGATAATGGTAAAGGTATTAGAGGAATTTGTCCGGAATTTGCTGTTACAATGCAGCTGAAGGAGGTTGAACCGTGAAATTCATCGCAGAACTGCCATGGCCGCTGATAATAATATTATGCGTAACCTTGGGGCTTGCGCCTTTTTCGCCGCCGCATATCTGGGAAAAACTTCAGATGCTGTTCAAGGGGGAGTTGGTCCGGCCTTTAGACTGGTTTGACTTTATCATGCACGGAACACCCTGGCTGCTGCTGGTGTTGAAAATTATCGTAACAGCCCAGCATCATTGATTAAGTTATCAACATGCGGTCATTGGTCAAGGGCTCGTGGAAAAAACAGCCACTGAAAAAAAAGCCCCGGAGTGCGTCCGGGGCTTTCATCAAATAACGGGCTGAGGCTTTATTTCTTGTGTTTGTCTTTTTTCTTATCCTTTTTTGCTTCGTCGTGCTTGAGATCTTTATACATTTCGTAGGCTTTCTGGGGTTTGAGGTTTTCGTGAACCACCTTGCCCACCGCCTGAATCATCGCGATCGGCGAGTCCGATTGAAAGATGTTGCGTCCCATGTCCACCCCGGAGGCGCCCTGCTGCACGGCATTGTAGGCCATGGTCAGGGCATCCAGTTCCGGCATTTTTGTGCCGCCGGCCATGACAATCGGCACCGGGCAGCTTGCGGTGACGGTCTCGAACCCGTCCGGCACATAATATGTTTTGACGTAATGGGCGCCGAGTTCGGCGCACATCCGGCAGGCAAGCCTGAAATAGCGGGCGTCGCGGGCCATGTCCTTGCCTACCGCGGTCACCGCCAGAGTCGGGATGCCGTAGCGGGTGCCCATATCCACCAGGCGGGTCATGTTGTGCACTGACTGGGTTTCAAATTCGCCGCCGATAAAGACCTGCACCGCCAGGGCCGAGGCATTCAGTCGTATGGCATCTTCCATGTCCATGGCCAGTTGTTCGTTGGAAAGCTCTTTTAAGATGCTCGGACCACCGCTGGCACGGAGCACTGTGGGTTTGGAATAGGAAGGAGGCACCAGAGAACGAAGAATCCCCCTGGTCAGCATCAGGGTGTCGGCATAAGGGGCGATGGGCAGGATGTTTAAGTCGATCCGTTCAAGGCCGGTGGTGGGGCCCTGAAAATAACCGTGATCGATTGCCAGCATGACGGTGCGGCCTGAGGTGGGATTAAAAATCCGGCTTAACCTGTTTTTCATCCCCCAATCCAGGGAGTTTGAGCCTTTGAGAAAAAAGCCGGCATCTTGCTGGGGTTTGTCGAGATGGAATTGTTTTCCTTCCTTGTCCGCTTCAGGCATGATGTTTCCTCCTTAATATTCAAATGAAAAAAGTAGAAATAATTATTTTGTTTTTGATAAGTTCCATATCTGAAGTAACGGTTTAGGTTGAGAGGCTGAAGCTGTTTAGGCTGTTAGATTTTAAAAGAGCTTCCGGTTTTGAGCAGTGCTTCTATACCTTAAAGCCTTCAGCCTGCAGTCTAAACAACCTGAACAATCATTCCTGCGGATGGATAATGACCTTGATCGACTCGCCGCCTTCGGCCACCAGGCGGAAGCCTTCCTGGGCATCAGCGAGACCGAAGGTATGAGTGATCATTTCTTTTACCTGCACCCGGTTTCTGTGGATAAGTTCAAGGGCCGCAAGACAATCGGCAGGGCCTCCTGCATAGGTTGTGGTGAGTGTCACATCCCGGCGCCAGAAGAGATCATTGACTGACAAGGGAATGGTGACGCCGTCCATGGTAGGGGCAAAGAAAAGGATTGTGCCGCCCCGTTCCACCGCATCCAGTGCCTGCATGAAGGCAGGCTTGGCGCTGGCGCAGACAATGACGATATCGGCGCCGAGTCCGTTGTTCGCCTCCCTGAATCGCTGGGCAATATTTTCAGTTGCCGGAAGCGCGAGATCCGCTCCGAATTTTTTTGCCGCCCCCAGCCTGAAAGCATTTATGTCCGTGGCGACGATCAGCCCGGCGCCGGTTGCCCGGGCCAGATTGACATGAAGAAGCCCGGAGATGCCGCTCCCCAGCACCAACACACTTTTTCCCGGGTTCATTCCAGCGGTATTCTGGCCGCGCAAAACACAGGCCAGGGGTTCGACAAAGGTCGCGGCATCGTAATCAAGAGTGTCCGGGAGTTTCCAGGTGCCGCGCTCAACGTTTATTGCCGGCAGCCGGACATATTCGCAAAAGCCGCCTGGCGCGAAATGGGTGCCTGAAAGCAGTGTGTCGCAGACGGTTTCATGGCCGTTCAGACAATAATGGCAGGTAGAGCAAGGGACATGATGGGTGGCGGTGACCCGGTCGCCTACCGCAAAGCCATTGACTCCCTCTCCCACCTTGACCACTTCACCGGCGATTTCATGGCCGAGGATCAGCGGCGCCTTGTGCAGGCGATACCATTCCATGACATCGCTGCCGCAGATGCCGCTTGCGTGAATCCTTACCAGCAATTCTCCGGCACCGGTGTAAGGGGTTGGAATTTGCTCAAGACGGATGTCCCGGTTATTGTAATACATTGCGACGCGCATGGTTTTGTCCCTTGTTGTATTTTCGCATGAAAACTCTAGCCGAAGAGCAGGCCGTTTACAAGTAGCTTGTATCTTTGATGGAATTGTTGTAATCAGAAAAATTAAAATGTACTTGAATTTTCGGTCCCTCGAGACAGAGGATTCATCATCGAGAAGACTGCGAAAGCAGATGTAATTACCCGTTATCAAAAGATGTTTTTTGTCTCATGCCATCGTCCCGGATGGAAAAACAGATGATTCCCGGGCAGCATGACAGAGGCAAGAAGTAAATAACAAGAGAGGAATTATCCATGGCAGAAATTCGAAGTACTCTGGATATGGTAATGGAACGAGCCGCCAGGATGACTGCGGAATCAGGAGAGGCACTTGATCCTGAAGAACAACAGAAACAAGGGATGCGGAAGGCAGCAGGCTTCATGCGCGGCGATGATGACGATCTGCTGCAGTCGTTCACCGGTGTAAAGCCGGACGAACAGGTGGCGATCCGCCAGGGAATGGCGAAAACCCTTCTTCGAAATATTGTGCTCCCCCGTGACGAGGAATCAGGAGAAGTCAACCGGGCGATTCAGGGGTTGCTTCAACTGGGACAGGGCGGTAGCGACCTGATGAGTGTTTTCAGCGATATGAAGAGCATTCTGGACCGGTACGGTGAGCATAAAAAACAATTGCGTGAACAGCTTGAAAATGCATTTGCGCAACAGATGCAGCAAATGGAACAGTCTGTTGCGAAAAAGACCGGAGTCAAAGTCAATATTGACCCATCCCGGCATCCTAAATTCCAGGAAGAATGGCTTAAATATAAATCCGAGCTTGATGATCAGTATGGGCGGGCCCTTGATCAGCACAAGGAGCTTGTGAGTCAGCGGCTGAGTTATTAAAGAGATACCTGTGAAGATGGAATTGAGCGTTGACACCGAAGAAGCCTCACCTGAAAATATTTCTCGGCTCATGGGCGTTATTACGGAGTGGCAGGGAAAGTTTACCGGGGAAGTGGCCCGGATGGAACCGGACATGAGGATTGCTATGGATAAAGGCCTGGAGGTTGATATCGGCAATCATGATTGCCTTTCTGCAACCCATGAACTTGCAACAAAACTCGCCAATTTGGGTACCAGGCTTTTTGCGCGCTTTACTTGTGCAGAGGGAGACAAGTCCGATTCATATTAACTTTTGACCGGCCAGGCTATAGCCGCATCTTGTTTCCAAAAAACAACGGCCTCCGATTTCAAGCAATCAATGAAAATTGACGGCATCGTAGATAAGCGAGCTCTGCGAGACTCCGAAACTACGATACTGACGCGTATACCGCTTCTAACGTATTGAAATTGTCGAGGAGATAATTGTCGTCCTCGCAAAAAAAGCTCCAGAGACGTTATGAGCTTGTAAGACTTCGATTTTCCATATATGAAAGACTTCTTTTTGGGGCTGCTGTAAGGTTAGTACTGTTCAGTATCCGATTTTCTTGTGTTTACACGTTTCTATGAAACCATCAAAAATTAAGCAATGAATACAACCCAATTGCCGCATACGCTTACAGGTATCCGCCGGAGCATGAAGAGTCGCAAGATTGATGCGCTGCTGCTTACCCAGCCTGAAAATCGTCGCTATCTGAGTGGTTACACGGCAACGGATGTCTCCATATCCGAAACATCGGGGGTTCTGCTCATACCTGTGGACGGCACGCCTTTTCTGTTTACTGATTCACGTTATGGCTTGCAGGCGGAAATGGAAGCAAAAGGCTATAAAGTGGAATTGTACCGCCGGGGACTGATTGCTCTCCTGAGAAGAAAGCTCTCTTCTCTGGGGATCAAACGCCTTGCTTTTGAAAGCCATTATTTTTTGCATTCTGCGGTTCAAACGCTTAAGGCCATGACCGATAAAACTGGTGTGGATCTTGTTCCCCTTACCGGACTCGTGGAAAAACACCGGCTGGTGAAATCTGCGGAAGAAATAGAGAAAATAAAAAAATCGGTGCGCCTCAACGAAGAAGTGTTTCACGAAGTGTATATGGGTCTCAAGCCGGGTCAGACGGAGCGGCAGGTGGCGATGAAAATTGAGATAACCATGAAGGAAAAGGGCGCTGAAGGGCCGAGCTTTGAAACTATTGTCGCCGGAGGCCCGAACGGTGCGCTCCCCCATGCTGTGCCCTCGGACCGGCCCTTGAAAAAAGGCGAGCCGATAATTATTGATATGGGGCTTAAGCTCAACGGCTATTGTTCCGACATGACTCGGACAATAGTGTTGGGAGAACCGGATGATTGGACAAAAACCCTTTTTCGTATTGTCCGAAAAGCGCAGCAAACAGGGATTAAAATGATTAAACAAGGCGTGTCGGCCTTTGATGTCGATCAGGCTGCCAGGCAGGTAATTAACCAGGCCGGCCTTGGAGATCGTTTCGGGCATGGCCTGGGGCATGGCGTCGGTCTGGCGGTTCATGAGGCGCCAT includes the following:
- a CDS encoding ABC transporter permease subunit: MNEKFRKRARRRDNLAKKIIKIGGILVIVSVLAILVLIVRVTLPLFAPSRLRSTELALQLPEKSLPILTIGLDSYQQMFHTLSNDGALRFYSAITGDLLSEQRLGSQPDIMIFQVEQYFGTINNILWQDGRLSMVEIDYVPEYEEQNKRKIVPHVSTIKDWPAPQHPESLLMSLARRSTNNRFSRIDLFTDNTLQITHEVTTIDLFGNEETETFSLAIRDPMPGKLVTMTLDDDAAALYAATDNGYIVRWDLTDPEAYKKTDTFAATTDNIAISLLGMVFGGQSLVVADSEGKVSTWMPVRSDPQSNTRKMHRIHDLAAHKGPVKKILASRRSKTIYTLSEDGAIHADHVTSENNLFGLSVQARIFGLSLKDNNLITLDDDNTLHMWRIDNPHPETSLKTLFGKIWYEGYDQPEYVWQSSAQSDDAEPKLSLVPLIFGTMKGTLYAMLFSVPLAIFGAVYTSQFATPQFKRIVKPVIEIMASIPSVVIGFLIALWLAPIIENSIFPLISSLFLLPFIFTVIMLIIQPLYRDRKFANRIKGYEFVIMLPVLVLTGWLAVEIAPVLEQIFFAGEFKLWLYNDLGMRYDQRNCIIIAFGLGICVIPIIFSITEDAISNIPPSLTAASLALGASRWQTVWRVVLPSASPGIFAAMIIGFGRAVGETMVVLMATGNTPIMDWSVFNGMRTLSANIAVEIPEAPFGGTLYRVLFLCATVLFSLTFVLNTAAEIIRERLRKKYGRY
- the pstA gene encoding phosphate ABC transporter permease PstA, with the translated sequence MKNFFRRGEPFIWASGLSLAAIISMTILLIGVVIYNGMTVFWPHRLVEYTLADGQKYLGEISRTEKSDGKITQIQLKIGNRDLYSLDFKWFAKDNLTKQTYPEAAFALERQEYGNFYGYLKAIRAPSYTKDIPEADFSLHILQESLGGIAHFQEEKETLEKRVKKINSVIEGLHNKLAKLRGKNYPDSDQRIQSLLQKEQAFQSEFSEIISKNNSIREQLSQNYATFTSADGQEVKIILSDIVRAYQPNAMTLFAKIIHYSAKIFELFTTDPRESNTEGGLFPAIFGTIMLVFLMSLLSFPLGVVAGIYLREYAREGILVKTVRIAVNNLAGIPSIVYGIFGLGFFVYGIGGTIDQLFFPERLPTPTFGTGGILWASLTLGLLTVPVVIVATEEALGAITPGIREGSLALGSTKFQTLLRLLLPMASPGIMTGFILAMARAAGEVAPLMITGVVKLAPALPLDGQFPYIHFDRKFMHLGFHIYDIGFQSPNVEAAKPMVYVTTLLLIMIVLGMCSVAIYLRNKMRKRYAISDI
- a CDS encoding phosphate ABC transporter ATP-binding protein encodes the protein MQLKREIYMPQDNPAIKQVTDAIVEVKNLNLYYGEKQALDNITMGFARKKVTALIGPSGCGKSTLIRCFNRMNDLIDAIRLEGEIKIDGQDIHDRKLDVIDLRRRVGMVFQKWNPFPKSIYENVIYGLRIAGINNKKVLNETVERSLKRAAIWDEVKDRLHESAMGMSGGQMQRLCIARAIAVEPEIILMDEPCSALDPRSTAKIEDLIRELQGDYTIIIVTHNMQQAARVSDLTAYLYLGELIEYGLTKKIFTDPIRKETEGYITGRFG
- the phoU gene encoding phosphate signaling complex protein PhoU, which codes for MIKNLDMELKKLKNKILQLGSEVEKNLFRAEKALLHWDETMAREIIESDENIDDLEISVEERCLRILAQLQPVAGDLRFVVTVLKINNDLERIGDLVVKIADRVLIMLNKNFHGLQADDAVQFPEQFAHMFTETKKMVKMCLDAFVDGNADLAYKVCIWDDEVDKAKNMIRIQIEEILAKDAKQQQHLGMLLSVSRSLERIADHATHIAEDVIYMLRGQIVRHEMDNLE
- a CDS encoding DNA ligase, with the protein product MLLILGGCLHGQRVAAFEVMLPEVYEDDVDIAGWLVSEKFDGVRGYWNGRTLLSKNGRPFYPPVEFFRNFPEFALEGEIWGGRGTFERTVGAVKHQKAHNGWLDLKFAIFDVPDAGGGFVQRLDKAKEWFSKNPSDFAFVIPQKTVQNKEELQEELLRVEHLGGEGLIVRRPDALYSKGRTGNILKVKSYQDMEARVVGHVPGTGKNQGKLGSLLVELSNGTRFKIGTGFTDAERTTPPPVGVLITFKYYGLYQSGIPKFPSFLRIRADNGL
- a CDS encoding sulfurtransferase, with product MGGRSRAASQILSANGFAHVFNLSGGIKAFQGITARGPETLGLELFSGAENAVDLLVVAFSLEDGLRDFYLSMESKMIQQEVQKLFAQLASIEIKHQQRLLKEYNRLTGKNFSIDEFRTQKVANILEGGLTTDEYIRAFGADINSATDVVELAMSIEGQALDLYMRAGERTTGDAEKKVLLDIAAEEHTHLRLLGKLLDRME
- a CDS encoding rhodanese-like domain-containing protein; this translates as MRWLQFFTPVQSIDSLEAKALLADHADEYFLLDVRQPREYEKSHIPGAKLIPLPDLPGRMAELDKNKNIIVY
- a CDS encoding RND transporter, with amino-acid sequence MKFIAELPWPLIIILCVTLGLAPFSPPHIWEKLQMLFKGELVRPLDWFDFIMHGTPWLLLVLKIIVTAQHH